A genomic stretch from Shewanella woodyi ATCC 51908 includes:
- the tssA gene encoding type VI secretion system protein TssA has translation MTHQYIEKIAKPIAGDNPVGERLFDDVLFDFVEGQLMKVGSLSHAEVQWGEVETAVVSLLETRTKDLKLIIYLMQCLQYQASLERFSLSLGVLDIFMKEYWLTCYPAPGDRGVLPRRKYFSQIVQRTVKSGESIDTQFCEPQSKELLLKRLSSLLDSAEKLELPTEVLSSLATRLTRQLEQNENRVSATKSNAVSEPAEEAVSRSAPKLEIDSSNDKATKQTLLKVADFISEFETGTGLSLRIRRFATWSSVSGVPENANAAGETSLMPIAADRVSEYQSQLEKGADMALLRRVELSLTLSPFWLDGHHLSAQIAMALGQLEWAKAIHEDTAAFVERLPKLLMMSFKGGIPFANAETRTWLDEGYGRNSFEGNGQGVEQKRAEVVELADSGGLSVAFASLNEHLQQASEPRDAFYLRLLGADLKQSHQLSAMATVDYQVLYQQASHMVLADWEPTLMARLKQKANLD, from the coding sequence ATGACACATCAATATATTGAAAAGATAGCGAAACCCATTGCTGGAGATAATCCTGTCGGTGAAAGACTTTTTGACGATGTTTTGTTTGATTTTGTCGAAGGTCAATTGATGAAGGTTGGATCTCTTTCTCATGCAGAGGTTCAGTGGGGAGAGGTGGAAACCGCTGTGGTCTCATTATTGGAGACTCGCACTAAAGATCTAAAGCTCATCATCTATTTGATGCAATGCCTTCAATACCAAGCCAGCCTTGAGCGATTTAGTTTATCCCTTGGTGTTTTAGATATCTTCATGAAGGAGTATTGGCTGACTTGCTACCCTGCACCAGGGGATAGGGGCGTACTACCTAGGCGCAAATATTTCTCTCAGATTGTTCAGCGAACGGTAAAGTCTGGGGAAAGTATCGATACACAATTTTGTGAGCCACAAAGTAAAGAGTTGCTGCTTAAGCGCTTGTCCAGCTTACTCGACTCGGCTGAGAAGTTGGAGCTGCCTACGGAGGTGCTCTCCTCATTAGCAACAAGACTAACCAGACAGTTAGAGCAAAATGAAAACAGAGTATCGGCAACCAAGTCGAACGCGGTCAGTGAACCTGCTGAGGAGGCGGTAAGCAGAAGTGCGCCTAAGTTAGAGATAGACTCGAGCAATGATAAAGCGACCAAACAAACCTTGCTTAAAGTGGCTGATTTTATCTCTGAGTTTGAAACTGGGACAGGACTAAGCTTGCGGATCCGTCGATTTGCTACTTGGTCATCAGTGAGCGGTGTGCCAGAAAATGCCAATGCTGCTGGTGAAACCAGTTTGATGCCGATTGCAGCCGATAGGGTCAGTGAGTATCAAAGTCAGCTAGAGAAAGGGGCGGATATGGCGCTGCTTAGGCGCGTTGAGTTGAGCCTGACGTTAAGCCCTTTTTGGTTAGATGGACACCACTTAAGTGCCCAAATTGCCATGGCGCTTGGGCAGCTAGAGTGGGCTAAGGCGATACATGAAGACACTGCGGCCTTTGTTGAACGTCTGCCTAAGCTACTCATGATGTCATTTAAAGGCGGCATTCCTTTTGCCAATGCCGAGACTCGAACTTGGTTAGATGAAGGTTACGGACGCAACAGTTTTGAAGGGAACGGGCAGGGAGTTGAGCAAAAAAGGGCTGAGGTGGTTGAGCTGGCAGATTCGGGTGGCTTATCGGTCGCTTTTGCCAGTTTGAATGAACATCTACAGCAAGCATCAGAGCCTAGAGATGCATTTTATCTACGTCTGCTGGGTGCAGATCTAAAACAGAGTCATCAATTGTCAGCGATGGCAACGGTGGATTATCAAGTCTTGTATCAACAAGCAAGTCATATGGTCTTAGCTGATTGGGAGCCAACCTTGATGGCTCGATTAAAACAAAAAGCAAATTTGGATTAA
- the vasI gene encoding type VI secretion system-associated protein VasI, with protein MTAASCYAAPQQLSDPKACVQIKSKLERLYCFDQAFMTPITVDDTQGSEQARVVEWVRAEASEANRQDETHFLLGQQEDNPNNVWLTATAIGALPPRPILMLSCIDEISRVELVVSEEIAQGSIYVAVNKPSSQGELWVSDNSGLVFRSGRGIPAIHLMKKMLLAQEFTLSSDNANFNDLQFDATGLKQAIKPLQKACRW; from the coding sequence ATGACAGCAGCAAGTTGTTATGCAGCGCCCCAGCAATTGAGCGATCCGAAAGCTTGTGTGCAGATTAAAAGTAAGTTGGAGCGACTTTACTGCTTTGACCAAGCTTTTATGACGCCTATCACTGTTGATGATACTCAAGGTAGCGAGCAAGCCCGCGTTGTTGAGTGGGTTAGGGCGGAGGCTAGTGAAGCTAATCGACAAGACGAAACGCACTTTTTATTAGGGCAACAAGAGGATAATCCTAACAATGTGTGGCTGACAGCAACGGCCATAGGGGCACTTCCTCCAAGGCCTATTCTTATGCTGAGTTGCATTGATGAGATCAGCCGTGTTGAGCTGGTGGTATCTGAAGAGATCGCGCAAGGATCGATATATGTGGCGGTGAACAAGCCAAGCTCTCAAGGTGAGTTATGGGTCAGTGATAACTCGGGTTTAGTGTTTAGATCGGGACGCGGTATTCCAGCTATTCACCTGATGAAGAAGATGCTTTTAGCTCAAGAGTTCACGCTCAGCTCTGATAATGCGAACTTCAATGACTTGCAGTTTGACGCAACGGGTTTAAAGCAAGCCATTAAGCCGCTACAGAAAGCATGCCGCTGGTAA
- a CDS encoding sigma-54 interaction domain-containing protein yields MSTAQWLQQTSTLLECKLVDDLIEQFLQTLEDELGLFDSLLLTPSVDGRYLQPVKPTSTGLLKVDGQVSWNVTDFQHPFAHVLQTAKPMVLDYYSLAYWHDNPQFAAFISGIEKDHSLFLYPLKQNGQLLGVLCFALDSSRSLLQRQDWQQYSEVFIRHWQWLTSVADQTGQACQLTDSIAEIRDEMTLQTNLTRLSSELVGESSEMDKLRKDILRGAGTVLSVLVQGETGTGKELVAKAVHDYSSRHKAPFIAINCAAIPENLLESELFGYEKGAFSGANSKKVGLIAQAAKGTLFLDEIGDMPLSLQSKLLRVLESGHFRAVGGSTELHSDFRLVAATHVNLKERVNAGEFRRDLYYRLNQFPVTVPVLKSRLSDLPQLIRHFIGRFNRHHQAQITGIRYEALSKLTTYHYPGNVRELRNVVEYACALTAHQGEIDVSDLPTFEEPSCESSSGSELEGHEYADIGDLKEAVAQFERNVIRTRINRFKGDRTKAAMSLGLPKRTFSHKCLKLEINE; encoded by the coding sequence GTGAGCACGGCGCAATGGCTACAGCAAACATCGACCTTACTTGAGTGTAAGTTGGTGGATGATTTGATTGAGCAGTTTCTGCAGACTTTAGAGGATGAGTTAGGTCTATTTGACTCTCTCTTGCTAACCCCCTCTGTCGATGGGCGCTATCTGCAGCCGGTAAAACCGACATCAACAGGTCTGCTGAAGGTGGATGGGCAAGTGAGCTGGAACGTCACCGACTTTCAGCACCCATTTGCTCATGTACTGCAAACTGCAAAGCCCATGGTGCTGGACTATTACAGTTTGGCCTATTGGCATGATAACCCTCAGTTTGCAGCTTTTATCTCTGGTATTGAAAAAGATCACAGTTTGTTTCTCTATCCGTTAAAGCAAAACGGCCAACTGTTAGGCGTGCTCTGTTTTGCTCTCGACTCAAGTCGTAGCCTGCTTCAACGGCAGGATTGGCAGCAATATAGTGAGGTCTTTATACGTCACTGGCAGTGGTTAACCTCAGTTGCCGATCAAACTGGCCAAGCCTGTCAATTGACGGACTCGATCGCGGAGATACGTGATGAGATGACACTGCAAACCAACCTTACTCGTTTGTCTAGTGAGCTGGTGGGTGAGTCAAGTGAGATGGACAAACTTCGTAAAGATATCTTACGTGGTGCCGGTACTGTGTTATCTGTGCTTGTACAGGGAGAGACGGGCACCGGCAAAGAGTTAGTGGCCAAAGCGGTTCATGATTACTCCTCTCGTCATAAGGCACCATTTATCGCCATCAACTGTGCGGCTATTCCTGAAAACCTGCTTGAATCTGAGCTCTTTGGTTATGAGAAAGGCGCCTTTTCTGGGGCGAATAGCAAGAAAGTAGGCTTGATCGCCCAAGCTGCCAAGGGGACGCTTTTTCTCGATGAGATAGGGGATATGCCACTGAGTTTGCAATCTAAGTTGCTGCGGGTGCTTGAGTCTGGTCATTTCCGCGCCGTCGGTGGGTCAACAGAACTTCACTCAGATTTTCGCTTAGTTGCCGCGACTCATGTGAACTTAAAAGAGAGGGTGAATGCTGGAGAGTTTAGGCGTGATCTTTACTATCGCTTAAATCAGTTTCCCGTCACTGTGCCAGTGCTTAAGTCAAGGCTTAGCGATCTGCCGCAACTTATCCGCCACTTTATTGGACGTTTTAATCGTCATCATCAAGCACAGATCACAGGTATTCGTTATGAAGCTTTATCAAAGTTAACGACCTACCACTACCCAGGCAATGTACGAGAGCTTAGGAATGTTGTTGAGTATGCCTGCGCACTTACGGCTCATCAGGGGGAGATTGATGTTAGCGATCTGCCCACGTTTGAGGAGCCAAGCTGTGAGTCCTCAAGTGGTAGTGAGCTTGAAGGTCATGAATATGCAGATATTGGAGATTTGAAAGAGGCAGTTGCACAGTTTGAACGTAACGTTATCCGCACTCGAATCAATCGATTTAAGGGGGACCGAACTAAAGCTGCAATGAGTTTAGGTCTACCTAAAAGAACGTTTTCTCATAAATGTTTAAAGCTGGAGATAAATGAATAA
- the tssH gene encoding type VI secretion system ATPase TssH: protein MIRIELSTLITKLNPISKLAMEEAASLCIARQNEEITLSHLLYSLLENPLSDVRVLLKHAECDISELKTLLGNSLPTGDTLDTYPSFSPLLVELLQDAWLLSTTELQEAELRSGSLFLAALMQSSRYLPFELVNFFADINRESWRKNFARLTASSSESKAREASTGRQPVQDSANSALDKFTTNFTQFAEDGELDPVLCRDDEINLMIDILCRRRKNNPIVVGDAGVGKSAVVEGLALRIVAGNVPDSLKGVQLLSLDLGLLQAGASVKGEFEKRLKGVIDEVKNSAIPIILFIDEAHTLIGAGNQEGGGDAANLLKPALARGELRTIGATTWKEYKKYFEKDPALTRRFQLVKLDEPSAEQAVVILRGLHGVYESEHKVLIQDCALKAAAHLSSRYLSGRQLPDKAIDVLDTACARIAINLTSPPRYLAELQGIIHQTEVEISLLLRQRTIGQSIDEEHLELLRERVTDAMSEHESLESTWRQQQELVSKIIELRGAILAGDADDVPQELCIELNDVEEQLELLSAKNRLVIPQVDEQQIAAVIADWTGVPVEQMNSDELHKITHLPQLLGESLKGQDIAISRLHQNMLTARADLRKAGRPKGAFLLVGPSGVGKTETVIQIAEQLYGGKQFLTTINMSEYQEKHTVSRLIGSPPGYVGFGEGGVLTESIRKMPYSIVLLDEVEKAHPDVLNLFYQAFDKGELADGEGRLIDCQNILFFLTSNLGYQTIVDNAQTPELIENSLYPELSAFFKPALLARMEVVPYLPLGENVLREIIAAKLAALTQRLELRYKAQVSCDQALTDEIIRRTTRTENGARMLEAIIDGQMLPPIALALLNKLADKEPVQTIRLSCVDGEFVGEVS from the coding sequence ATGATCCGTATTGAATTAAGTACGCTTATTACTAAGTTAAATCCAATCAGCAAGCTTGCTATGGAAGAGGCGGCTTCTTTGTGTATCGCGAGGCAGAATGAGGAGATAACCCTATCTCATCTGCTGTATAGCTTGTTAGAAAATCCACTGTCCGATGTGAGAGTACTACTTAAGCACGCTGAGTGTGACATTAGTGAGCTAAAAACACTTTTAGGTAATAGTTTACCAACTGGGGATACCTTAGATACCTACCCATCATTTTCTCCACTTTTAGTTGAGTTACTGCAAGATGCTTGGTTGCTGTCCACCACTGAATTACAAGAGGCTGAGCTGAGATCCGGTAGCCTTTTCCTCGCCGCATTAATGCAATCGAGCCGTTACCTCCCTTTTGAGCTTGTTAATTTCTTCGCTGATATTAACCGAGAATCATGGCGTAAAAATTTCGCAAGATTAACAGCTAGCTCTTCAGAATCGAAAGCGCGCGAAGCCTCTACTGGCCGTCAGCCTGTGCAAGATAGTGCCAACAGTGCATTAGATAAATTCACCACTAACTTTACTCAATTTGCAGAGGATGGCGAGTTAGACCCAGTGCTGTGCCGTGACGATGAGATCAACCTGATGATTGATATTCTATGTCGCCGCCGTAAAAACAACCCTATCGTTGTCGGTGATGCCGGTGTGGGTAAAAGCGCTGTGGTAGAGGGACTGGCTTTGCGTATTGTTGCTGGTAATGTGCCTGATTCCTTAAAAGGAGTGCAACTGCTGTCGCTGGATTTAGGCTTACTTCAAGCTGGAGCTTCGGTGAAAGGGGAGTTTGAAAAGCGTTTAAAAGGGGTGATTGATGAAGTTAAAAACTCAGCCATTCCCATTATTCTTTTTATCGATGAAGCACACACCTTAATCGGCGCTGGCAATCAAGAGGGGGGAGGCGATGCCGCCAACTTGCTAAAACCTGCCTTAGCACGGGGTGAGTTACGTACAATTGGTGCAACGACGTGGAAAGAGTACAAGAAATATTTTGAAAAAGATCCCGCGCTCACTCGCCGTTTTCAGTTGGTAAAATTGGATGAACCTAGCGCCGAACAAGCGGTTGTGATACTGCGTGGTCTACATGGTGTGTACGAGTCTGAACATAAAGTGTTGATCCAAGATTGCGCGCTGAAAGCTGCGGCGCATCTATCAAGTCGTTACCTTTCTGGGCGACAACTGCCAGATAAAGCCATCGATGTGCTCGATACTGCATGTGCGCGCATTGCCATTAATCTTACCTCTCCACCTCGATATCTTGCAGAGCTGCAAGGCATTATTCATCAGACAGAAGTGGAGATCTCACTGTTATTGAGACAGAGAACCATAGGCCAGAGTATTGATGAGGAGCATCTTGAGCTATTAAGAGAACGAGTGACGGATGCAATGTCAGAGCATGAATCATTAGAGTCGACTTGGAGGCAGCAGCAGGAGCTAGTCTCTAAAATCATCGAGCTGAGAGGCGCGATATTAGCAGGTGACGCTGATGATGTGCCCCAAGAGTTGTGTATTGAACTCAATGACGTTGAGGAGCAACTTGAGTTACTTAGTGCCAAGAATCGTTTAGTTATTCCCCAGGTGGATGAACAGCAAATTGCGGCTGTGATTGCTGATTGGACCGGTGTGCCAGTTGAGCAGATGAACAGCGATGAGCTGCATAAAATCACCCATCTGCCTCAGCTGCTTGGAGAGTCATTAAAAGGACAAGATATCGCCATCTCTCGTCTGCATCAAAATATGCTGACAGCAAGAGCCGATCTGCGTAAAGCTGGTCGTCCCAAAGGTGCATTTTTGCTCGTTGGTCCAAGTGGTGTGGGTAAAACCGAGACCGTGATTCAAATTGCTGAGCAGCTCTATGGCGGTAAGCAGTTTCTAACGACAATCAATATGTCCGAATACCAAGAGAAGCACACGGTATCTCGATTAATTGGCTCACCTCCAGGATACGTTGGCTTTGGTGAAGGAGGTGTATTAACTGAATCCATTCGTAAAATGCCTTACTCCATTGTACTGCTCGATGAAGTTGAGAAGGCGCACCCCGATGTGTTGAACCTTTTCTATCAAGCATTCGATAAAGGGGAGCTTGCCGATGGTGAGGGGCGTCTTATCGATTGTCAGAATATTCTCTTCTTTTTGACCTCCAACTTAGGCTATCAAACCATCGTTGATAATGCACAAACGCCAGAGCTGATTGAGAACAGTCTCTATCCTGAGCTTTCGGCATTTTTTAAACCTGCTCTGCTTGCTCGTATGGAGGTTGTGCCCTATCTACCACTTGGTGAAAACGTGCTGCGTGAAATTATTGCTGCCAAGTTAGCCGCGCTGACCCAACGACTTGAGCTTAGATATAAAGCACAGGTGAGCTGCGATCAAGCACTTACCGATGAGATCATCAGACGGACAACCCGTACTGAAAATGGTGCGCGTATGTTAGAGGCGATCATCGATGGTCAGATGTTACCTCCTATTGCATTGGCTCTGCTTAATAAATTAGCAGATAAAGAGCCTGTGCAAACCATTCGATTAAGTTGTGTTGATGGTGAGTTTGTCGGAGAGGTGAGTTAG
- the icmH gene encoding type IVB secretion system protein IcmH/DotU — protein MKPQKQPLTEQQLDDVLFDEVRNIDADKEYWFQLRGDNINQLIDAATPLMGMVFRVRKLAVLDDVQKLYHNTVDDIMAIEAELTESGFGRAIILAYRYVLCSFIDEAVMNTPWGADSVWAEHSLLTRFHNETWGGEKVFSILQRLETEPASYRELLEFIYLCLCLGFEGRYKVVVNGREEFDKIVNRLYETLRHLRDEEPELLSNATDHVVNTKFQIGRQMPIWTIFAGFFVMLAVIFIFYSVSLANKSAGVLDQLFQILN, from the coding sequence ATGAAACCACAAAAACAGCCTCTGACAGAGCAACAACTCGATGATGTTTTGTTTGATGAAGTGAGAAACATAGACGCCGACAAAGAGTATTGGTTTCAATTACGTGGCGACAATATTAATCAACTTATTGATGCTGCAACCCCACTTATGGGGATGGTCTTTAGAGTGCGAAAGTTAGCTGTGTTAGATGATGTGCAAAAGCTCTATCACAATACGGTTGACGACATTATGGCCATCGAAGCTGAACTGACTGAGTCAGGCTTTGGTCGGGCGATTATCTTAGCGTATCGCTACGTGCTCTGCTCATTTATCGATGAAGCGGTGATGAATACTCCTTGGGGAGCCGACAGTGTCTGGGCTGAGCATTCACTGCTGACCCGTTTTCATAATGAAACCTGGGGCGGTGAGAAAGTGTTTAGCATTCTCCAGCGGCTAGAGACTGAACCTGCAAGCTACCGCGAGCTGCTCGAGTTTATCTATCTTTGCCTCTGCTTAGGATTTGAAGGGCGCTATAAGGTGGTGGTTAACGGCCGTGAAGAGTTCGACAAAATCGTGAATCGTCTCTATGAAACCTTAAGGCACCTTAGGGATGAAGAGCCGGAGCTGCTATCCAATGCAACTGATCATGTGGTTAATACCAAGTTTCAAATTGGCAGGCAGATGCCCATCTGGACCATATTTGCTGGTTTTTTTGTGATGCTAGCGGTGATCTTTATCTTCTACTCGGTGTCGCTAGCCAATAAATCAGCAGGTGTGTTGGACCAACTGTTTCAGATCTTAAATTAA
- the tssK gene encoding type VI secretion system baseplate subunit TssK has product MSSRNRVIWAEGLFIKPQHFQQQQRYFEYVTDERMTSVNSYLYGISQLELNPEYLGFGRIAIQRAKGVMPDGTVFNIPQEDVLPSALEVVDGSLANQIVYLALSLRSDSITEVTESTSSGNTRFVTHRHEVRDIHSEQGDFSTIDVSPVQMKLMFEKEDRSAYSSVAIAKILEKRPDGSVVLDPNFIPCHYNVLGVPFLHRFIGEMAGMMRERAKNIAVRIGSPSQGGVADVSDFMLLQALNRMQPVLQHLSQLKSLHPEQLYQTLVSICGELFSFTDDSRIAPIFKPYDHDMPITSFGQLMNMLRQSLSIVLEPKAVSLQLQKRKYGLMVAPVQDPDLIKEADFILAVRAKLPLEELKKLFIQQTKIASVEKIRELISLQLPGVGLTPLPVAPRQLPYHAGYTYFQLDRTSPSWEMLQHSTGFAFHVAGEFPELELQFWAIRS; this is encoded by the coding sequence ATGTCGTCAAGAAATAGAGTAATTTGGGCTGAAGGTTTATTCATCAAGCCACAACATTTTCAGCAGCAGCAACGTTATTTTGAGTATGTCACCGATGAGCGTATGACCTCGGTCAACAGCTACCTCTACGGTATATCACAGCTCGAGCTAAACCCTGAGTACCTCGGGTTTGGTCGTATTGCGATTCAACGAGCTAAAGGCGTGATGCCAGATGGAACAGTATTTAATATTCCCCAAGAGGACGTTCTGCCTAGTGCACTGGAAGTTGTTGATGGCTCATTGGCCAACCAGATAGTGTATCTGGCACTGTCACTACGCAGTGATTCGATAACTGAAGTGACGGAGAGTACCTCATCGGGTAATACCCGCTTTGTGACTCATCGCCATGAGGTGCGAGACATTCATAGTGAGCAGGGGGATTTTTCTACCATAGATGTCAGCCCTGTACAGATGAAGCTGATGTTTGAAAAAGAGGATCGCAGTGCCTACTCCTCAGTGGCGATAGCTAAAATCTTAGAAAAACGTCCAGATGGTAGTGTGGTTCTGGATCCTAACTTTATTCCTTGTCATTACAATGTGCTGGGTGTGCCGTTTCTGCATCGATTCATTGGTGAGATGGCAGGGATGATGAGAGAAAGAGCTAAAAATATAGCGGTTAGAATAGGCTCGCCAAGTCAAGGTGGCGTCGCTGATGTGTCAGATTTTATGCTGTTACAAGCATTAAATCGCATGCAACCTGTACTGCAACACCTCTCACAACTGAAAAGCCTGCATCCAGAGCAACTGTATCAGACATTGGTGAGCATTTGTGGAGAGCTATTCTCCTTTACCGATGACAGTCGAATTGCGCCAATATTTAAACCTTACGATCATGATATGCCGATCACCTCCTTTGGCCAATTGATGAATATGCTACGTCAGTCATTAAGTATCGTCCTTGAGCCTAAAGCCGTGTCCTTACAGTTACAGAAACGTAAGTACGGATTGATGGTTGCGCCAGTACAAGATCCTGATTTGATCAAAGAGGCTGATTTCATCTTAGCTGTTCGCGCTAAGTTGCCTTTAGAGGAGCTGAAAAAGCTCTTTATTCAACAAACTAAGATCGCTTCCGTTGAGAAGATCCGCGAGTTGATCTCGTTGCAACTTCCTGGTGTCGGTTTAACTCCGCTACCCGTGGCGCCAAGACAGTTGCCATATCACGCAGGTTACACCTATTTCCAACTTGATAGGACAAGCCCATCTTGGGAGATGTTACAACACTCAACTGGATTTGCCTTCCATGTTGCTGGTGAGTTTCCTGAGCTCGAGTTGCAGTTCTGGGCGATAAGGAGCTAG
- the tssJ gene encoding type VI secretion system lipoprotein TssJ codes for MKTLRLAFLILLMGQLTACGSVWEGTKKVGAVIWDPSIPVGEPKDLPTQLTYSIVAQQDVNQNPNGDSTPIEFQLFELEDDSKLLAADYDSLTADFEDALGSNYIDHSDFTMLPGQFKFIEPFEVDEDTRYIGVMAHFGDPEVSQWKKVIKIKSIGREYHILILFKEQEVILDKVE; via the coding sequence ATGAAAACCCTGCGTCTTGCATTTCTCATTCTCTTGATGGGACAGCTGACTGCGTGTGGTTCTGTGTGGGAGGGGACGAAAAAGGTTGGGGCGGTGATCTGGGACCCCTCAATTCCTGTTGGAGAACCTAAAGATCTACCGACACAACTCACTTACAGCATAGTGGCTCAACAGGATGTGAACCAAAACCCTAATGGGGATTCAACCCCTATCGAGTTTCAACTTTTTGAGTTAGAAGATGACTCTAAGTTGCTCGCCGCGGATTATGACTCGCTAACGGCTGACTTTGAGGATGCACTGGGGTCAAATTATATCGACCACAGTGATTTCACTATGTTGCCGGGACAGTTCAAGTTTATCGAGCCGTTCGAGGTCGATGAGGACACACGCTATATAGGGGTCATGGCTCATTTTGGTGATCCAGAAGTTTCACAATGGAAAAAGGTAATAAAGATCAAATCGATTGGTAGGGAGTACCACATTTTGATCTTATTTAAAGAACAGGAAGTCATTCTGGATAAAGTGGAATAA
- the tagH gene encoding type VI secretion system-associated FHA domain protein TagH gives MDKTISLNIVNSQMLESGLMPFVNFTQQGGVLGCDINADWRLKDRSGGVKPQHCRIMWVDDQFCLEDLCGEVFVNNSSLPIGLGRFASLNENDEIKIGPYKVRISLGLSSDPTASMTKRFSEMFSENDLPGLMKEPVSQVAEHSDDTSIDDPMLALDALQNRSGENILSFDSRKEKKLDDIDLIDTDISISDREITMQADSEYTQDSAIALKKHTELDGFTMDENTLDLLESELHAGLDKQGEQLGEHITTGPLFRGLGVQIGSSQNSEQMQDLSVDLGAALKSAITGLLSLHHTANHSRYELMNKNLQPIEDNPLRLGLGYEDTVKTLFAHDRSPVHLSSAAAIAESLKSIEHHNEAVQSAITEALDYILGAFSPAKLLKRFAQYRKSSDLNLDTGDKWAWSMYEQYYEELTSNRQKGFEKLFWEVFEQAYDRKLRELQKDF, from the coding sequence TTGGATAAAACAATATCTCTCAATATCGTAAATTCTCAGATGTTGGAATCAGGGCTAATGCCTTTTGTTAATTTCACTCAGCAAGGCGGGGTCTTAGGCTGCGATATTAATGCAGATTGGCGTTTGAAGGACAGAAGTGGAGGAGTGAAACCTCAACACTGCCGGATCATGTGGGTTGACGATCAGTTCTGCCTAGAAGATCTCTGTGGTGAGGTGTTCGTTAATAACTCCTCTTTGCCTATCGGTCTGGGTCGATTTGCCAGTTTAAATGAGAATGATGAGATAAAAATTGGACCCTATAAAGTTAGGATCTCATTGGGGTTAAGCTCAGATCCTACCGCAAGTATGACTAAGCGTTTTTCTGAGATGTTCAGTGAAAATGACCTGCCGGGCCTAATGAAAGAGCCTGTTTCACAGGTAGCTGAACATAGTGATGACACTTCTATTGACGATCCTATGTTGGCGCTAGATGCATTACAGAATCGCAGCGGGGAAAACATATTGAGTTTTGACTCCAGGAAAGAGAAGAAACTTGATGATATTGACTTAATCGATACAGACATATCGATAAGTGACAGAGAGATAACCATGCAAGCTGATTCGGAATATACACAAGATTCCGCGATTGCATTGAAGAAACATACTGAATTGGATGGATTTACCATGGACGAAAATACCTTAGACTTGTTGGAATCTGAACTACACGCAGGGCTTGATAAACAAGGCGAGCAATTAGGGGAACATATTACCACTGGCCCGTTATTTAGAGGTTTGGGGGTGCAAATTGGCTCATCGCAAAATAGTGAACAGATGCAAGATCTATCAGTGGATCTTGGCGCCGCGCTAAAATCTGCCATTACAGGGCTACTCTCATTGCACCACACAGCAAATCATAGCCGCTATGAGTTAATGAATAAGAATCTTCAACCTATTGAAGATAACCCACTGAGATTAGGGCTAGGTTATGAGGACACGGTGAAAACGCTGTTTGCTCATGATAGAAGTCCAGTTCATCTCTCATCGGCCGCCGCCATTGCGGAGAGCCTTAAGTCTATTGAACATCATAATGAGGCTGTTCAGTCGGCTATCACAGAAGCGTTAGATTACATCTTAGGGGCATTTTCTCCCGCTAAATTATTAAAGCGTTTTGCGCAATATCGTAAGTCCAGCGATCTTAATCTAGATACAGGCGATAAATGGGCTTGGTCTATGTACGAGCAGTATTACGAAGAGTTGACATCTAATCGTCAGAAAGGGTTTGAAAAACTGTTTTGGGAGGTGTTTGAGCAAGCCTACGACCGTAAATTACGTGAACTTCAAAAGGATTTTTGA